Sequence from the Ziziphus jujuba cultivar Dongzao chromosome 9, ASM3175591v1 genome:
GGTTAACGAAATTATGCCTATGCATCTGGAAGTTCACTGCATTTACAGATGTAGTTTAGTTTAATGTCTTCAAACTGTTTCAATGGCTCCAGGTTGCCTCGGTGATAATTAGTACCTTGATATTACATCCCTCCATGTGTTAAGAGTTCTCCtcattgttttcttctttttttgttgttggaatAAAATTGTGGTAATGTTCTAGACATTttcctaattttgatttttttttcaattttttaatttttttttatgttggttGTGCCCTATGTTTATAGCTTTAAGGAGTTAGCTGGAAACCGGCCGCTTTCAGAATTAAAGTCTGCTGAGGAAGCTGCAGCAGCAGCGGGCACATCTTCTGAGGCAGGTGACCAAGTAAATGAGGGAGAGGTTCAGCCTGATGCTGCTGATCAATCACCTAAACCTGTAAGTGCTGGATTAACAGAAGCAGAGGAGTTGGAGAAGTATATCGGCATTAGAGAAGAGATGTATAAGAAAGCTAAAGAGTTCGATTCTAAGATCATTGGTTTTGAAACAGCTATAAGGAGGCCGTACTTTCATGTGCGCCCCCTTAACGTAGCAGAGCTTGAGAATTGGCATAACTATCTGGATTTTATGGAAAGAGAAGGTGACCTTAATAAGGTATTTTAGTGAGTTTGTTTTTAATCCATGGTTATCTTTGTAGCTTTTTGGTTGTTGTGCTTGTTATATATTGACTTACAGTTAAGTAATATTTGCTGCATCATTTGCTTTATTGgctaaaccgttggatgaagcAACTTTAAAACGGGAAATTGAACTGAGACTAAAGCATGGGCCTTCGATTTGGTTTCCTTGAGGATAAGTATTTCAAACCCTCATTTGTCACTTGTCAGTGGACGTTCTAGGTTCAAGATGTGTTTGTATAGTGATTTTATTCCTTTTAAAGTTCCAATGTTATGCATGCAGGTGTCTTCTTATCTTCCTAACCATCTATCTGTCAAGCTAGGAGGGTCCCTCCTTTCATATTTGAGGGGCCTCTCTGTTCCGCTAATGGAGTATTTCTTATGCAAATCTCCTATGTTTTGTCTTTGGTTTGTTAATATAATGATCAAAGTACAACTTTTCAtctgtttttatcatttttggtGAATCAGGTGGTGAAGTTGTATGAAAGATGCCTAATTGCTTGTGCAAATTACCCTGAGTACTGGATCCGGTATGTTTTGTCCATGGAAGCCAGTGGAAATTTGGATCTTGCCAATAATGCACTGGCTCGTGCAACCCAAGTCTTTGTCAAGGTAAAGTTTGTTTTTTGTGATATTTAACCCTTTAGGTATGGTTGAATGGggcttttgtttttgaaaagataACTAATGCCATATTTTCTCCACGTATAACAGAGACAGCCGGAGATTCATATCTTCTCTGCTCGATTCAAAGAGCAGAGTGGGGATATACCAGGTGCTCGTGCTGCGTATCAACTTGTCCATTCTGAAATTTCTCCTGGTCTTCTTGAAGCAATCATAAAGCATGCAAACATGGAACATCGGCTGGTAAGATGGCTAAAACTTGTTGTTAGAGCTTAACAACATCGATATGTCGATATGTATATTTCATTTCTGAACTTCTCATTTACTTTTATTTGCAGGGAAATCTAGAAGATGCCTTCTCTCTATATGAACAGGCCATTGCCATTGAAAAGGGAAAAGAACATTCACAGACATTACCAATGTTATTTGCACAGTATTCACGGTTTGTATACTTGGTATGTTGACAACAGAGGTGAATTGGCTGATGCTTATGCATTTGTTCTTGCTTTGCTCCAGTTGTTGCaacatttatttgtaaaaacATGAAATTAGAAATTAACGATACATAACTCCTTATATCTCTGTAACCTTTTATCGTATGTAGCCATCTCTTGGCGGAAGGttgttttgaaatattatttttaaaatagtatGACAAAATGTTctaattcttttgtttttgttctaggTTTCTGGGAATGCTGAAAAAGCGAGGGAAATTATAGTTGAAGCACTTGAGCATGTTCAATTGTCAAAACCTCTTCTTGAGGTTAACCTCCTCTCTCCCTGTGCTCccactttcttttcttaattaatttcaataatgTTCTGCGGCTAAAAACTTTTGGTTTCTCCTGGTACTTGCAGGCCCTAATACATTTTGAGTCCATACAGTCACTACCAAAGCAAATTGATTACCTGGATTCCTTGGTTGTGAAGTTCATAGTGCCTAACCCTGAGAACCCCAATGTTGCGAGCGTTGCAGAGAGAGAAGAGCTATCTAGCATATTTTTGGAAGTAAATAGTctaattttaatctttttgtgCTCTTCTAATAATAATCGCctttctgtatttttatttattgaaaataaagcGTGTTCAAGTAGAAGATTATATCTGGTTCATACTCTAATATGCTTGGAAATGATTTTGCAGTTCATAAATCTCTTTGGAGGTACAGAATCTATCAAGAAGGCAGAGGATCGACATGCCAAACTTTTCTTACCCCATAGAAGCACATCAGAGTTGAAAAAGCGGCATGCTGACGATTATCTAGcatcagataaaacaaagatTGCCAAATCTTACTCCAGTGTTCCTTCACCTGCCCAATCTTTGATGGGAGCATATCCAAGTGCACAAACCCAGTGGTCAGCAGGTTATGGCGTTCAGCCTCAAGCTTGGCCACCAGCTACACAAGCTCAGGGACAACAACAGTGGACCCCTGGCTATACCCAACAGGTAGATTGCTCATAATTtatgggggggaaaaaaaaagaaaaattttaccCTCTCTTCTTTGGGGCCTCACTATTACCCATGGTGATAATATCTGTGATCTTGTTTTATCATGATTTGATTTACCGGAGTTTGAATAAGTAATTTCATTTGATTAGGGTACGAAGAATTAGAAAGGTTGCTCTACTGATTTTATGTGTTATCTATGTTTTGCTCAAATTTTGTTGCAGCAGGCGGCATACAGTGCATATGGGGGTTATGGAAGTAGCTATACTAATCCACAATTGCCCGCAACAACTACACAGACTACTGCTTATGCTGCTTATCCTCCTACATATTCTGCCCAGGTAGTTATTATAGTTACATTTAACTGTAGTTTCCTTAATTTTGTCATAAAATGACTGTCTCATCAAGGTGCTTAGTAATATGCATGTTAAATGTATGTTTGAAAAAGATTTTCTCTTTGCAATGATGGTTGGTCCTTCATCTCTTAATGTACATTACATTATATTCGTGAgtttttcattgaattttacCCCCCTTGGTGTTTTCTGatcattattttcatatttaatgaTAACATTCAATAAAGCCAATTTTGTTCTCTCAAAATGAGATTGAACAGATTTTACTTGCTATTAGATTCCCTTTTGACATATTGGGAACAGTTTTAACATGTTGGGAAACAGTTAACATTCTTATTAGACGAAAGGAGTAGAATTCTTTCCAAGAAAGAGATGAGTGAGGAAACATTATTACTTTTGGATGTGCAATTTATTTTGTGGATTTTACTCAGCTATCTTCTTTGACCTATGCCCACTTACTAATTCTTTAAAAGTTAATAGTTTTTCGTTATATTTTCAGCAGACTTTCCCTCCACAAAGCTATGCACAGCCAACTGCGGCGACAGCCGCTGCACCTGTTCCAGCACAGCAGTCTGCTTCAGCTGCCCAGGCCTATTATGGGACTTACTATTGAAGTGGCAAACTGTTTTGCCAAAGTATTTTGCGCctctttaacttttttctttggttttttctAGCCTT
This genomic interval carries:
- the LOC107434228 gene encoding pre-mRNA-processing factor 39-1 isoform X2, translating into MGDSEAVVAQTSAVMGYTSTGYTSTGYADVNPNIPHNAGALPSEASGEISTSAAPADVSHSAPDSSSLGDGNSYTVDSITVMQESHVGSGNEMKTAVAAIDSSGNVAAVENEAINSSQAAGYGSSVNGVAGAGTVMSVDNGDASDRVGGAVHEQQYVDGSAMSAEEERLWNIVRTNSLDFNSWTALIEETEKVAENNILKIRKVYDAFLAEFPLCYGYWKKYADHEANLGSVDKVVEVYERAIQGVTYSVEIWLHYCMFAISTYGDPDTVRRFFERGLAYVGTDYLSSSLWDKYIEYEYMQQEWGRLALIYTRILENPNQQLDRYFNSFKELAGNRPLSELKSAEEAAAAAGTSSEAGDQVNEGEVQPDAADQSPKPVSAGLTEAEELEKYIGIREEMYKKAKEFDSKIIGFETAIRRPYFHVRPLNVAELENWHNYLDFMEREGDLNKVVKLYERCLIACANYPEYWIRYVLSMEASGNLDLANNALARATQVFVKRQPEIHIFSARFKEQSGDIPGARAAYQLVHSEISPGLLEAIIKHANMEHRLGNLEDAFSLYEQAIAIEKGKEHSQTLPMLFAQYSRFVYLVSGNAEKAREIIVEALEHVQLSKPLLEALIHFESIQSLPKQIDYLDSLVVKFIVPNPENPNVASVAEREELSSIFLEFINLFGGTESIKKAEDRHAKLFLPHRSTSELKKRHADDYLASDKTKIAKSYSSVPSPAQSLMGAYPSAQTQWSAGYGVQPQAWPPATQAQGQQQWTPGYTQQAAYSAYGGYGSSYTNPQLPATTTQTTAYAAYPPTYSAQQTFPPQSYAQPTAATAAAPVPAQQSASAAQAYYGTYY
- the LOC107434228 gene encoding pre-mRNA-processing factor 39-1 isoform X4, which gives rise to MGDSEAVVAQTSAVMGYTSTGYTSTGYADVNPNIPHNAGALPSEASGEISTSAAPADVSHSAPDSSSLGDGNSYTVDSITVMQESHVGSGNEMKTAVAAIDSSGNVAAVENEAINSSQAAGYGSSVNGVAGAGTVMSVDNGDASDRVGGAVHEQQYVDGSAMSAEEERLWNIVRTNSLDFNSWTALIEETEKVAENNILKIRKVYDAFLAEFPLCYGYWKKYADHEANLGSVDKVVEVYERAIQGVTYSVEIWLHYCMFAISTYGDPDTVRRFFERGLAYVGTDYLSSSLWDKYIEYEYMQQEWGRLALIYTRILENPNQQLDRYFNSFKELAGNRPLSELKSAEEAAAAAGTSSEAGDQVNEGEVQPDAADQSPKPVSAGLTEAEELEKYIGIREEMYKKAKEFDSKIIGFETAIRRPYFHVRPLNVAELENWHNYLDFMEREGDLNKVVKLYERCLIACANYPEYWIRYVLSMEASGNLDLANNALARATQVFVKRQPEIHIFSARFKEQSGDIPGARAAYQLVHSEISPGLLEAIIKHANMEHRLGNLEDAFSLYEQAIAIEKGKEHSQTLPMLFAQYSRFVYLVSGNAEKAREIIVEALEHVQLSKPLLEALIHFESIQSLPKQIDYLDSLVVKFIVPNPENPNVASVAEREELSSIFLEFINLFGGTESIKKAEDRHAKLFLPHRSTSELKKRHADDYLASDKTKIAKSYSSVPSPAQSLMGAYPSAQTQWSAGYGVQPQAWPPATQAQGQQQWTPGYTQQAAYSAYGGYGSSYTNPQLPATTTQTTAYAAYPPTYSAQTFPPQSYAQPTAATAAAPVPAQQSASAAQAYYGTYY
- the LOC107434228 gene encoding pre-mRNA-processing factor 39-1 isoform X6, producing the protein MSAEEERLWNIVRTNSLDFNSWTALIEETEKVAENNILKIRKVYDAFLAEFPLCYGYWKKYADHEANLGSVDKVVEVYERAIQGVTYSVEIWLHYCMFAISTYGDPDTVRRFFERGLAYVGTDYLSSSLWDKYIEYEYMQQEWGRLALIYTRILENPNQQLDRYFNSFKELAGNRPLSELKSAEEAAAAAGTSSEAGDQVNEGEVQPDAADQSPKPVSAGLTEAEELEKYIGIREEMYKKAKEFDSKIIGFETAIRRPYFHVRPLNVAELENWHNYLDFMEREGDLNKVVKLYERCLIACANYPEYWIRYVLSMEASGNLDLANNALARATQVFVKRQPEIHIFSARFKEQSGDIPGARAAYQLVHSEISPGLLEAIIKHANMEHRLGNLEDAFSLYEQAIAIEKGKEHSQTLPMLFAQYSRFVYLVSGNAEKAREIIVEALEHVQLSKPLLEALIHFESIQSLPKQIDYLDSLVVKFIVPNPENPNVASVAEREELSSIFLEFINLFGGTESIKKAEDRHAKLFLPHRSTSELKKRHADDYLASDKTKIAKSYSSVPSPAQSLMGAYPSAQTQWSAGYGVQPQAWPPATQAQGQQQWTPGYTQQQAAYSAYGGYGSSYTNPQLPATTTQTTAYAAYPPTYSAQQTFPPQSYAQPTAATAAAPVPAQQSASAAQAYYGTYY
- the LOC107434228 gene encoding pre-mRNA-processing factor 39-1 isoform X3, which produces MGDSEAVVAQTSAVMGYTSTGYTSTGYADVNPNIPHNAGALPSEASGEISTSAAPADVSHSAPDSSSLGDGNSYTVDSITVMQESHVGSGNEMKTAVAAIDSSGNVAAVENEAINSSQAAGYGSSVNGVAGAGTVMSVDNGDASDRVGGAVHEQQYVDGSAMSAEEERLWNIVRTNSLDFNSWTALIEETEKVAENNILKIRKVYDAFLAEFPLCYGYWKKYADHEANLGSVDKVVEVYERAIQGVTYSVEIWLHYCMFAISTYGDPDTVRRFFERGLAYVGTDYLSSSLWDKYIEYEYMQQEWGRLALIYTRILENPNQQLDRYFNSFKELAGNRPLSELKSAEEAAAAAGTSSEAGDQVNEGEVQPDAADQSPKPVSAGLTEAEELEKYIGIREEMYKKAKEFDSKIIGFETAIRRPYFHVRPLNVAELENWHNYLDFMEREGDLNKVVKLYERCLIACANYPEYWIRYVLSMEASGNLDLANNALARATQVFVKRQPEIHIFSARFKEQSGDIPGARAAYQLVHSEISPGLLEAIIKHANMEHRLGNLEDAFSLYEQAIAIEKGKEHSQTLPMLFAQYSRFVYLVSGNAEKAREIIVEALEHVQLSKPLLEALIHFESIQSLPKQIDYLDSLVVKFIVPNPENPNVASVAEREELSSIFLEFINLFGGTESIKKAEDRHAKLFLPHRSTSELKKRHADDYLASDKTKIAKSYSSVPSPAQSLMGAYPSAQTQWSAGYGVQPQAWPPATQAQGQQQWTPGYTQQQAAYSAYGGYGSSYTNPQLPATTTQTTAYAAYPPTYSAQTFPPQSYAQPTAATAAAPVPAQQSASAAQAYYGTYY
- the LOC107434228 gene encoding pre-mRNA-processing factor 39-1 isoform X1; amino-acid sequence: MGDSEAVVAQTSAVMGYTSTGYTSTGYADVNPNIPHNAGALPSEASGEISTSAAPADVSHSAPDSSSLGDGNSYTVDSITVMQESHVGSGNEMKTAVAAIDSSGNVAAVENEAINSSQAAGYGSSVNGVAGAGTVMSVDNGDASDRVGGAVHEQQYVDGSAMSAEEERLWNIVRTNSLDFNSWTALIEETEKVAENNILKIRKVYDAFLAEFPLCYGYWKKYADHEANLGSVDKVVEVYERAIQGVTYSVEIWLHYCMFAISTYGDPDTVRRFFERGLAYVGTDYLSSSLWDKYIEYEYMQQEWGRLALIYTRILENPNQQLDRYFNSFKELAGNRPLSELKSAEEAAAAAGTSSEAGDQVNEGEVQPDAADQSPKPVSAGLTEAEELEKYIGIREEMYKKAKEFDSKIIGFETAIRRPYFHVRPLNVAELENWHNYLDFMEREGDLNKVVKLYERCLIACANYPEYWIRYVLSMEASGNLDLANNALARATQVFVKRQPEIHIFSARFKEQSGDIPGARAAYQLVHSEISPGLLEAIIKHANMEHRLGNLEDAFSLYEQAIAIEKGKEHSQTLPMLFAQYSRFVYLVSGNAEKAREIIVEALEHVQLSKPLLEALIHFESIQSLPKQIDYLDSLVVKFIVPNPENPNVASVAEREELSSIFLEFINLFGGTESIKKAEDRHAKLFLPHRSTSELKKRHADDYLASDKTKIAKSYSSVPSPAQSLMGAYPSAQTQWSAGYGVQPQAWPPATQAQGQQQWTPGYTQQQAAYSAYGGYGSSYTNPQLPATTTQTTAYAAYPPTYSAQQTFPPQSYAQPTAATAAAPVPAQQSASAAQAYYGTYY
- the LOC107434228 gene encoding pre-mRNA-processing factor 39-1 isoform X5 is translated as MVLLEQELLCRLIMEMLLIVWVELFMSNTMSAEEERLWNIVRTNSLDFNSWTALIEETEKVAENNILKIRKVYDAFLAEFPLCYGYWKKYADHEANLGSVDKVVEVYERAIQGVTYSVEIWLHYCMFAISTYGDPDTVRRFFERGLAYVGTDYLSSSLWDKYIEYEYMQQEWGRLALIYTRILENPNQQLDRYFNSFKELAGNRPLSELKSAEEAAAAAGTSSEAGDQVNEGEVQPDAADQSPKPVSAGLTEAEELEKYIGIREEMYKKAKEFDSKIIGFETAIRRPYFHVRPLNVAELENWHNYLDFMEREGDLNKVVKLYERCLIACANYPEYWIRYVLSMEASGNLDLANNALARATQVFVKRQPEIHIFSARFKEQSGDIPGARAAYQLVHSEISPGLLEAIIKHANMEHRLGNLEDAFSLYEQAIAIEKGKEHSQTLPMLFAQYSRFVYLVSGNAEKAREIIVEALEHVQLSKPLLEALIHFESIQSLPKQIDYLDSLVVKFIVPNPENPNVASVAEREELSSIFLEFINLFGGTESIKKAEDRHAKLFLPHRSTSELKKRHADDYLASDKTKIAKSYSSVPSPAQSLMGAYPSAQTQWSAGYGVQPQAWPPATQAQGQQQWTPGYTQQQAAYSAYGGYGSSYTNPQLPATTTQTTAYAAYPPTYSAQQTFPPQSYAQPTAATAAAPVPAQQSASAAQAYYGTYY